The Rhododendron vialii isolate Sample 1 chromosome 5a, ASM3025357v1 genome contains a region encoding:
- the LOC131325305 gene encoding ABC transporter A family member 2-like encodes MLRKKAELPNPLIDDGVMILTLESGLALLIPMGVEHIGIPESESAQNVRDLMVEVYWEQDADGNLCITGHSVEIPILDNVDCTLPSTLLKEGPCLGIVIEMPLTRSLFLRQ; translated from the exons ATGTTACGGAAAAAAGCAGAACTACCGAACCCTCTAATTGACGACGGCGTGATGATTTTGACATTGGAATCAGGACTTGCATTGCTG ATACCCATGGGAGTCGAGCATATAGGTATTCCGGAATCAGAATCAGCCCAGAACGTTAGAGACCTCATGGTAGAGGTGTATTGGGAACAAGACGCTGATGGAAACCTCTGCATCACTGGCCACTCAGTTGAGATCCCAATCCTTGACAATGTCGATTGCACTTTACCTTCAACTCTTCTCAAGGAAGGTCCATGTCTTGGAATTGTGATCGAAATGCCACTAACGAGAAGTCTATTCCTTAGACAATAA
- the LOC131325311 gene encoding caffeoylshikimate esterase-like isoform X2: protein MMEDDIRPSTLAVNVLTKLCRIIPTWKIIHSHERIDAAYKDPEVRQEIRSNPYCYKGSLRLLTCNQPIKFGLDLEQRLEEVSIPFLLVHGEEDEVRYPSVSNLLFESASSKDKSFKLYRWMWHSLTYGELPENIDTVFEDVTSW from the exons ATG ATGGAAGATGATATTAGGCCATCAACACTAGCGGTTAATGTCTTGACAAAGCTCTGCCGTATCATTCCTACATGGAAAATCATCCATAGTCATGAAAGGATTGATGCTGCTTACAAAGATCCTGAAGTTAGACAAGAg ATTCGATCAAATCCTTATTGCTACAAAGGCAGCCTACGCCTTCTAACCTGCAATCAACCTATAAAA TTTGGTTTAGATCTGGAGCAAAGACTTGAAGAG GTTTCAATACCATTCCTACTAGTCCATGGGGAAGAGGACGAGGTGAGGTATCCATCAGTGAGCAATCTTCTCTTCGAATCAGCTTCTAGCAAAGACAAGAGCTTCAAATTGTATCGATGGATGTGGCATTCCCTCACCTATGGTGAATTACCGGAAAATATTGACACTGTTTTTGAAGATGTTACTTCTTGGTAG
- the LOC131325311 gene encoding caffeoylshikimate esterase-like isoform X1 codes for MVTILLIMEDDIRPSTLAVNVLTKLCRIIPTWKIIHSHERIDAAYKDPEVRQEIRSNPYCYKGSLRLLTCNQPIKFGLDLEQRLEEVSIPFLLVHGEEDEVRYPSVSNLLFESASSKDKSFKLYRWMWHSLTYGELPENIDTVFEDVTSW; via the exons ATGGTGACTATCCTGTTGATT ATGGAAGATGATATTAGGCCATCAACACTAGCGGTTAATGTCTTGACAAAGCTCTGCCGTATCATTCCTACATGGAAAATCATCCATAGTCATGAAAGGATTGATGCTGCTTACAAAGATCCTGAAGTTAGACAAGAg ATTCGATCAAATCCTTATTGCTACAAAGGCAGCCTACGCCTTCTAACCTGCAATCAACCTATAAAA TTTGGTTTAGATCTGGAGCAAAGACTTGAAGAG GTTTCAATACCATTCCTACTAGTCCATGGGGAAGAGGACGAGGTGAGGTATCCATCAGTGAGCAATCTTCTCTTCGAATCAGCTTCTAGCAAAGACAAGAGCTTCAAATTGTATCGATGGATGTGGCATTCCCTCACCTATGGTGAATTACCGGAAAATATTGACACTGTTTTTGAAGATGTTACTTCTTGGTAG
- the LOC131325311 gene encoding uncharacterized protein LOC131325311 isoform X3 — protein sequence MVTILLVMEDDIRPSTLAVNVLTKLCRIIPTWKIIHSHESIDAAYKDPEVRQEVSIPFLLVHGEEDEVRYPSVSNLLFESASSKDKSFKLYRWMWHSLTYGELPENIDTVFEDVTSW from the exons ATGGTGACTATCCTGTTGGTT ATGGAAGATGATATTAGGCCATCAACACTAGCGGTTAATGTCTTGACAAAGCTCTGCCGTATCATTCCTACATGGAAAATCATCCATAGTCATGAAAGTATTGATGCTGCTTACAAAGATCCTGAAGTTAGACAAGAG GTTTCAATACCATTCCTACTAGTCCATGGGGAAGAGGACGAGGTGAGGTATCCATCAGTGAGCAATCTTCTCTTCGAATCAGCTTCTAGCAAAGACAAGAGCTTCAAATTGTATCGATGGATGTGGCATTCCCTCACCTATGGTGAATTACCGGAAAATATTGACACTGTTTTTGAAGATGTTACTTCTTGGTAG